The following are from one region of the Silene latifolia isolate original U9 population chromosome 9, ASM4854445v1, whole genome shotgun sequence genome:
- the LOC141601400 gene encoding uncharacterized protein LOC141601400 — protein sequence MRASQDRQKSYADTRRSDISFEVGEKLRRFLSDPSHVLSPEVIEVDEQLSYLETPKEILDRKVRKTRNGETTLVKVLWTNHNVEEATWETEASMRESYPHLFA from the exons atgagagcttcCCAGGACAGACAGAAGAGCTATGCTGACACTAGGAGAAGTGACATTTCTTTCGAGGTGGGAGAGAAG TTGCGGAGGTTCTTgagcgatccatcacatgtgttgagTCCTGAGGTGATCGAGGTGGATGAGCAGTTGTCCTATCTGGAGACACCCAAGGAGATTTTGGACAGGAAAGTGAGGAAAACCAGGAATGGAGAGACAACTTTGGTGAAAGTCTTGTGGACTAACCAcaatgttgaggaagctacatgggagactGAGGCTTCCATGAGGGAAAGCTATCCACACCTGTTTGCATga